A single region of the Novipirellula aureliae genome encodes:
- a CDS encoding RNA polymerase sigma factor, translating to MPRTVEPSTSPSLLAAARGGDPDAWHRFVHLYGPLVYHWVRRSGMQSSDAADVTQDVLMSVSKDLGGFDPARQGSKFRGWLWTITRRRIADTLRRRPNERPAGSQIHHVPAATPPTDVATDQQTVLVRAVAIYRDRFDSKTWQAFWATVVEGRQPDEVAETLGMNRWSVYKARARILQRLRSELAGLLDET from the coding sequence GTGCCACGTACGGTCGAACCATCGACGTCCCCTTCGCTATTGGCTGCAGCGAGAGGCGGCGACCCTGATGCTTGGCACCGTTTCGTCCATCTCTACGGGCCGCTTGTTTACCACTGGGTACGTCGATCGGGGATGCAAAGCAGTGACGCCGCCGATGTCACTCAAGATGTCTTGATGTCGGTCTCGAAGGATTTGGGCGGGTTCGATCCTGCTCGTCAGGGTTCAAAGTTTCGCGGTTGGCTTTGGACGATCACGCGGCGGCGGATCGCGGACACCCTACGGCGACGCCCAAACGAACGGCCCGCAGGATCGCAAATCCACCACGTCCCTGCAGCCACCCCGCCTACCGACGTGGCAACCGACCAACAAACCGTGCTCGTCCGTGCGGTCGCAATCTATCGGGATCGTTTTGACTCAAAGACTTGGCAAGCTTTCTGGGCGACCGTGGTTGAAGGCCGCCAACCGGACGAGGTGGCCGAAACGCTGGGTATGAATCGATGGAGCGTCTATAAAGCAAGAGCCAGAATCCTACAGCGTTTGCGATCGGAATTGGCTGGTTTGCTGGACGAAACCTAA
- a CDS encoding serine/threonine protein kinase: MIRPLGRGGMGAVYLARHDRLQKQVAIKLLPRHHGFDASWRGRFEREMQAVARLSHVGIVTATDAGDADGWHYLVMEYLDGLNLAEIIERVGIIDAAVAASIMRDVCHALACVHQAGLVHRDIKPSNIMLTRDGSVKLLDLGLVFDQQESMTDLRLTTVGHVIGTLAFAAPEQLSDGPTIDARADVYSVGATLFQVLSGRTPHVTDRGIGPLVIEKTSKPPVDIRAIAPEIPRQMADLVRQLLSQDPADRPQHADEVAQRLDAMATDGKVKPLVAKAMRVSRTNTNSAVPSWQPLAQPSLPPPPNRRGWKWVAAAGALFGLMAIIIIIQMGDRTVRIETTDPNINVAIEEAVPNPDAQADANPTLESESVKEVTPAAPEKLFKGRPLKDWANLMLVERDVDTLGDAMTAIAMLADAQDAAEAQSILIAARRFGGWRAVGEGNPSERFMSQLIEQNVEFLMPQPGIEAITRELDEGNENSWAASLFLLNSFNGGSAHFSKLSTWANEPDNRRPATELHRELKDLLHSGKLKDEMGRSNAKGISLLLAIALDAPLEEEPGLHEDIEQILAAGSEVSVSKQLEVRWSTGKSGFATASMSIPQFMAANELGIELPMTLHAAIATSMDPGYRELGNKTYLEVLRAKPKEASDALLLHLPFVAGGGMAVMYGSNQVKRLFTENESFWIEAMPIVTEHSTRPDIWGWILNNLAIDAVRVTSDGGGMGGDPFGDPFKLTEALRNSIEANLQRTQERIAAESFPQPQPATPAHLQGGGMF, from the coding sequence TTGATTCGTCCACTCGGTCGAGGTGGTATGGGGGCAGTCTACTTGGCGCGTCACGATCGACTGCAAAAGCAGGTTGCGATCAAATTGCTGCCGCGCCATCATGGCTTTGACGCTTCGTGGCGGGGACGTTTCGAACGAGAGATGCAGGCGGTCGCTCGGCTTTCGCACGTGGGAATCGTGACCGCCACCGATGCCGGCGACGCCGATGGTTGGCATTACTTGGTCATGGAGTATCTCGATGGACTCAACTTGGCGGAGATCATCGAGCGAGTCGGCATCATCGACGCCGCAGTCGCTGCCTCGATCATGCGAGATGTCTGCCATGCCTTGGCGTGCGTCCATCAAGCGGGTCTCGTTCATCGTGATATCAAACCTTCCAATATCATGCTGACACGAGACGGATCGGTAAAGCTACTCGACTTGGGCTTGGTATTTGATCAACAGGAATCGATGACCGATCTGCGTTTGACCACCGTTGGCCATGTGATTGGAACGTTGGCGTTTGCCGCGCCCGAACAACTGTCGGACGGTCCGACGATCGATGCGCGGGCCGACGTGTACTCGGTTGGAGCCACGCTGTTTCAAGTCCTTTCTGGGCGAACGCCTCACGTGACCGATCGTGGCATCGGCCCCTTGGTGATTGAAAAAACGTCCAAGCCGCCAGTAGATATTCGCGCGATTGCACCAGAGATTCCGCGACAAATGGCCGATCTTGTACGCCAACTGCTGAGCCAAGATCCGGCGGATCGCCCTCAACATGCGGACGAGGTTGCACAGCGACTCGACGCGATGGCAACCGATGGAAAAGTCAAGCCGTTGGTAGCCAAAGCGATGCGAGTCTCGCGAACGAACACGAACTCGGCGGTGCCGTCATGGCAACCGCTCGCCCAGCCATCGCTACCGCCGCCTCCGAATCGACGTGGTTGGAAATGGGTCGCTGCCGCCGGTGCTTTGTTCGGGCTAATGGCAATCATTATCATCATTCAAATGGGTGATCGCACCGTACGTATTGAAACGACGGATCCGAACATCAACGTAGCGATCGAAGAAGCGGTTCCGAACCCAGACGCGCAAGCGGACGCAAACCCGACACTGGAATCAGAATCGGTCAAAGAAGTCACGCCCGCCGCGCCAGAGAAACTGTTTAAGGGCAGACCGCTGAAAGATTGGGCCAACTTGATGCTGGTCGAACGTGACGTCGATACGCTAGGCGATGCCATGACGGCGATCGCCATGTTGGCTGATGCTCAGGATGCAGCAGAAGCCCAATCGATCCTCATCGCCGCCCGCCGTTTCGGTGGCTGGCGTGCTGTCGGCGAAGGCAACCCATCCGAACGGTTCATGAGTCAATTGATCGAGCAGAACGTCGAGTTTTTGATGCCGCAACCCGGGATTGAAGCGATCACGCGTGAGCTCGACGAGGGAAATGAAAATAGCTGGGCTGCGTCTTTGTTCTTACTAAATTCATTCAATGGGGGATCGGCACATTTCTCAAAGCTGTCGACGTGGGCAAACGAACCGGACAATCGGCGACCAGCGACCGAACTTCACCGAGAGCTTAAAGATTTGCTTCACAGTGGAAAGCTGAAGGATGAAATGGGTCGGTCAAACGCAAAAGGCATTTCGCTATTACTTGCGATAGCACTCGACGCACCGCTCGAGGAAGAGCCAGGGTTACACGAAGATATCGAGCAAATTTTAGCAGCCGGCTCCGAGGTCAGCGTGAGTAAACAGCTAGAAGTGCGTTGGTCGACTGGCAAAAGCGGATTTGCAACCGCATCGATGAGTATCCCGCAATTTATGGCTGCAAATGAACTGGGAATCGAGCTGCCGATGACTTTACATGCCGCAATCGCCACTTCGATGGACCCGGGCTATCGAGAACTGGGAAACAAGACCTACCTTGAGGTGCTGAGAGCAAAGCCGAAGGAAGCATCCGACGCTTTGCTCTTGCATTTGCCGTTTGTTGCTGGTGGAGGTATGGCGGTCATGTACGGATCAAATCAGGTCAAACGTCTATTTACTGAAAACGAATCTTTTTGGATCGAGGCGATGCCAATCGTAACTGAACATTCGACTCGACCCGATATTTGGGGTTGGATCCTAAACAACCTTGCTATCGATGCAGTCCGCGTCACGAGCGACGGAGGAGGCATGGGCGGAGACCCTTTCGGTGATCCGTTCAAACTAACCGAAGCGTTGCGGAACAGTATCGAAGCGAACCTCCAGCGTACGCAAGAACGAATTGCAGCCGAATCGTTCCCGCAACCGCAACCCGCCACCCCCGCGCACTTACAAGGCGGTGGGATGTTCTAG
- a CDS encoding fasciclin domain-containing protein: MKSLFCFFAATAVTIAAPFVVTAGESCSGSTTCQASATCSETATASVATLVATEVSTKDQSIVEVAAGNEAFSTLVAAVKAAGLVETLSGEGPFTVLAPTNDAFAKLPKGTVEDLLKPENKDKLVAILTYHVIPAKAMAADVVKLDEAKTVQGQMVKIEAGSEGVKVNNAKVVKTDIECKNGVIHVIDTVLLPPTAK, from the coding sequence ATGAAAAGTTTATTTTGTTTTTTCGCTGCAACCGCCGTTACAATCGCCGCACCTTTCGTTGTCACCGCTGGCGAGTCTTGCTCAGGTTCGACGACATGCCAAGCCTCAGCAACTTGCTCCGAAACGGCGACAGCGTCCGTAGCAACCTTGGTAGCTACCGAAGTATCGACCAAAGATCAATCGATCGTCGAAGTGGCTGCAGGCAACGAAGCTTTCAGCACATTGGTCGCCGCCGTCAAGGCAGCTGGCCTAGTTGAGACACTGAGTGGCGAAGGCCCGTTCACCGTTTTAGCTCCAACAAACGATGCCTTCGCGAAACTGCCAAAGGGCACCGTGGAAGACTTGCTCAAGCCAGAAAACAAGGACAAGTTGGTCGCAATCTTGACCTACCATGTCATCCCAGCCAAGGCGATGGCGGCTGACGTTGTTAAGCTTGATGAAGCCAAAACAGTGCAAGGTCAAATGGTCAAGATTGAAGCAGGCAGCGAAGGCGTCAAGGTCAACAACGCAAAAGTTGTCAAGACCGACATCGAATGCAAGAATGGTGTGATTCACGTGATCGACACCGTCTTGCTACCACCAACCGCAAAGTAA